The region AGTGTGCTCTATGATATGTGACAGGTGCTTATTGGTGGCATAACAAATGTGAGTATAGTATAAACAACAAATGCTTCTGTGCTTATGTTCCAGTCATGTAACCAATTTGCTGCCTTTGCTAAGTGGAGGCAACAAATCAAAAGCATCTTTATGTTTGGAACAGAAAGCCGGGCGAGTTCATGTGGGTTAATTATTAACTACAGCTCTGTGTGTTCACTTCGTTCTTGTCCTTTGTTCTTCTGTCACGCTGTAGTTAATGATTTATGCTTTAGGCCTACTTTCAAGCTTCCAGTGGATGAAAAGGCCAAATAAGAGAGCAGCTAGCACAATTAAGCACCAACCTTCTAACGGTAAAGCTTACAGAACGGAATAGGCAGTGTGGCAAAAGAGAAAAGTGTTATGTGTGATGCTTCCCGCTTCTATAATTTATTCGCATTAGGAGAACGCAGGACATCAATATAACTACTGCATGCAAAACATGCCAAAAAGAAAGGGTACTTTCTCACCTGTCCTGCTGGGGCTATAACGCTCAACTCAATGATGTGGGAGTTAGAGACTGGTTCGATGCTCTCGGGGTTCCCTTGCTGAACCAGCTGTGAGCAAGACAATAAGGATGGCTGCATGAAGCTTGCAGCACATAGAAACTGCATCCTTTGCAAAGTGCTCACATAATTTTCATGTTTGCACCAAATTTATATTCAATCAACAATAGCTATAGAAGTAAGAGTTGGAACATGATTTGCTGGTGCATGCTAAGTAGTATTGATCCTCAAAGAATGATGCGATACTCTTTCATTCCCACCATGGTGGCTATGACATTCTGCTGCGAGGCATGAGGGCACGGGTGTGAGtgatggcaacagcagccacatTTCAATGCGGACAAAATACAGAAACGCTCATATACTTAGTGTGGGAGGCATGTTGAATAACCCCAGGCAGTCAGAACTAATCTGCAGCCTTCCACTGCGGTGTCTCTGATAGCCCAACGTGTGATGCGTTACGATTTAAAGGTCCAAAGTTCAATCACTTTAAAGTGAAGCTTATTTTGCAAACCCTCCCAGACTTTTATGACGGTGGCTGTTAGgtactgctgctgtcttgccgaatagctcatacttaaaaaataaaaataaatcattTAATTACCTAATTGAACCCAATGATGGGACCAAACCTCAGTCCCCTAGCACAGCAGTCCAAAACTCTTACCATTAGGCGACAATCGCATGTATAGTACTTACATTGTGCCAATGCCAACTAGCTTTTTGAGATGATCGCAGCGCGTGTCACATTGCATAGCACGGGTGTGTGAGAACACATGTGCATGCACCAGTTTCCGTTACGCCAAAGACGTAGGAATAAAATGGgcaaatttgtagcatttgatgGACTGCTTCACATAGATTTCCAGATGTGCATTGGATCTGTGTAATTTTTTCATTTCACCTTTCTATACTAGTTCATTGTGTACCCTGAATATTGCTGTTTACTATCCAACTATCCACTGCATTCCCAATTAAAATACAGGCGAAGAGAAACAATAGCAGTAAGCTGAAAATACTAAATGGAACTGTTTGTTATTATAAAATTTCTACTGGCATAGCTTACCCGGAACACCTTGGCAACGATGACTTTCATGCGTCCCTTTTGGAACATATGTCCTTTCAGCACAAATTCAAAATCTAACCTGAGAAAAGCAGACAGTAAGTTAGGTTAGCACAAGTGTCCAGTGTCAAAATACGGTAAACCATTGTTAACTGTATCTGTGTATCATTACCATTTTCTGTATTCTAGAGTGCATTTTGAGCTCAAAGACATCATGATTCATAGGGTTGAAAGCAGGTCATATATCCATGGAATAACCTTATATCAGGGCTCACATCTTCAGCTTTGCATtaaactctttctctctctctccatggaCATAAAAACAAGTTGAACACAACTCAATGGCATCTACCCACCTAACTAATGTAACCATCATTACCATTCACTGTATGTCAGGGTCAAGCTTTGCACAAGTACCCAAGTTTCAAGGCATGCAGGTAACGTAGGCATCTCACTGGTTCACAAACCGAGCAGGACAAGATGAACAGTTATGCAAAATAGATCTCTTGTTTTACTAATACTTGCATCACTATTATTTGGACTTTTGTTTTACCAGCCTCACGGTTCTGGAGAATCGCTTGCATGAGCAACTaatttcagaagaaaaaaaaaatattgccttaATTTCATGCACAATTACAGAAAGGACATCTGGAAATCCACTCGCattcacaaataaaaaaaaaaagagaaaatgttgCTCAGCCAAAAAGTGCAAAGCAATATATCATGCTTTGTTCACTGTTGCAGGCCTGAAACTTGTCTGTGGTAGAACTACTCGGGCAAAGACGTTTTGAGCTAGCCTGAAGTGTTACACAAATTCATTTTGCTGTAATCTCACTTTATTTTATAGCAGCGGGTGAATTTAGCAGCATAGAGCTTATTGGGGAAGTCCTGTCACACTCTAAACTCTTGAATTGCTTTTAAGAAGTTAATGTCTCCAATAAAACGGTGGTAAAGTCATACCTCGTTATAATGTAATCACATTCTATATGAAAATACTTTTGTTATATACTCATTATTTTATAAGCAGAAATTCTGATACCGGCAAAAAGTTTCTGTGaattttatatttactttgttatatctgaTAGTTCATCACATCCATGCTCGTGTTGAGCTTCAACTGTATGAAACCAGACATTTTGGCGCCAactcggctccttcttcaggggttAAATGATGGATGGTGGCGGAGTGTCGCTTTTTAAAAGTTCTTGATTATACAGTTGAAACTTGATTTAACGAAATGATGACCACTCTTGAATTTAGTTAAATTGGTAAGTTAATAAAATCAAGTTTAACTGTAGCAGGAGGGGTAGTGAGTTTCACTTGGGATGGTAAACTTATTTTCTGGTATGCATGACTGACTGTGAAGATGACAGCAGTGAGAAAAGGCACCATTCCTTGTCCCCACGCACCTCTTCTCTCCCCCTTCATCTTACCTGTCAGTCAAGCAAGTAACACCTTTTGGTTAAATAAACTATTAACATGTTTATTAATCAGCTTAGCCAGACAGGTAGCTCTGTCAACGCATAGCTTGAATTATCCCGCTAGTATTCTGACTGCAAGACAAAGTTGGTTTTTAATGGCATTGTGGGCTTTGAGAACATAAGCCTATATAAGATGTGACAATTTGTTCTGGCCAGTGCAAAGTCATTAATGATCTGCTTTAGTAGGAAGGACAAGCACGTAAACATAGAGTTGCGGAAGCAGGTGGAAGCAGTGTCCCTTTCAAGAGACAGTTGATGGTCTGCTTGTCGTGATCTTTCTGTATGTGTGATGTTTATATATGTTTACATGATTAAAAATGGAAATGATGGCTCACCGAAAGCCCATCTCATTGAGAAAGTTCACAACATTGTTGGATGTGCTGACATCAATACAGCTTCTCACAACAGTGTGCCTGCTTTTGTCACCAACTTCTGGTTGCCCCAAGTAGCGTAGATGCCTGGAAAGGAAAACACACATTTTTTATATTCTCTGCAAAAGATTGCCCTTCCCACGTTTGGCATCTGTTACATCAAACATTCAAGAGGTGTCACAATGAATGCCAGTTAACCTTACTGCCACAGGCGAGATTAGAAGTTTATTTTCTCTGTACATTCGGTTTGTTCATTTTGTCAGCTACAAAGAAACGATTAGTTCACTAAAGAAACTGCAATCAAGGTCGCCGTACTTACCATGGCATTTGCGGGCTATCAAGTGATTGTCTTGCTCTCACAGACAGCGGTGTTCCTGTGGGACCTCCTGCGAAGATTATCAAGTTGAGAGAAAATGCACTGATAATGACATCTACGCGTTATATTTCGAGTatatattttctttattattttattagtcgtggaaagaagaaaacgagaGGAAAGGCTCACAATAAGGGCGCTATGTTGCAATCACCATACAATTTAGTCCACCCGTTTGTAAGCTCAATATGTGTAAAGGATAACTGCTACTAGAGACGACACACAGAGGCACCACAGACTAAAGAACCACAAAACAAAAGCATCTAGTAGGTACGATCCCTTTTACTGGAGATCCATCTGACCAGGAATGCGTACCGATCTTCATGAACTATCTGCGACAGCTCAGTGTCGcacgaccacttttgatcgcaatcaagcccgatccggatcgaaattctcgactgcgactggctccctcgcgcagcttgcgcaaaggagccaatcacgaccgtgaaattcgatccggatcgggcttgatcgcgatcaaaagtgcgccgtgtgacacccgtataaaCTTTTAGGAGTTTCGGTTATTTAGCAGATCTCACTAAGGCAAGCGCGACGTCGCAAAACATTTTACATGCAGTTACTATCACAGCCGCAAATCCACGAATGTACTGACTTATCTGAAAGACCATTTCGTAGTCGTGAAACGTTTCGATCGGCGAGTCCGAGTTGTCGCAGAGACCTCGAAGCCTGTGGAGAAGCACTTCGCAGGCGCCGTCCATAATGCTACCCTGCAACAGGTACTCTTGCAGAGGCACGAGACCACGGCGAACAGTGGGTGGTGTGCCTTCCATATTCGGCAAACCAGGCGTTAATTTGGTCGAGTGAAAGAGCTGTCGGAACGCACTTTCTTCCTAAGAGAGGATTGCTGTGCACATCACTTCAGTCAGACAACAAACTTTACCGCCATGTTAGCCGCTAACTTGGCTAGACTTGGCTGACTTGGCGGCTTTGCCTGGATTGAAGAGATTTTGTGTATATTATATCTCTAACTTTAATTGTACGACTGCAGTACTTATTATACGTCAGTATTTCAATTCAAATAAATATTTGAATTGTAAACAAGTCACTAACTTGCGTTGAAGCAGACAGATTGAAGATTGCCATCCTTTCCGCCGCCATTTTCAAGGCGCGAGTAGTtagttctttattctatggcgcgAGCTTTTGAATTGTTTCAGACTCGCTGCAAATTAATGGTTCTTTTATCATAGCCTATGGCAAGATATACTATGTAATAGCCAGCTGAGGCGAATCTGCTTTCTAGGGCTAACCACCTATTTCTATTGCGATAGTTACGGTTCATCAGAAACGGGAAAACATACTTTAATGCTCCACTTAATGTGGATGATCTGACATTGAGTGCCAAATGAAGACAATTTCACACTACTGAGGCTATGCGACGTCTTGAGTTCCGTGCTTTACCCATAAAAGGTGCAACAGGCTTTGGGTTAGTTTGCCTGCCAGCTTGATTAGACAGGAAAAAACAAATTTGTCTTTTTCCTGTTTTCCTACCAAAAGCATCAGTTTCcctcatgcattttttttttttttcatttagaatACTTTGATCTCCTGCTTCTACCCTACATAGTAGCAGGTCAATCACACACTCCACTCCAGGCAAAATTAATGCTTTCAATAAAGAGCAACTCTGGCTGGACATAGTGACACACAACATAACTGGGCCTCAAGAAACTCTTTTAATGTTTTTTTACTTCCATGTACCTGCACAGTGAAAAATATAAATATTGCAGAAGTATTCACACTGTCTGGTGCACTCAAGAACATAATGAAGGTTGAAATAGGGTGCTTGCATTTAATTCTTCTCACACCCAAAAAAATGTTTTGAAGAACACAGACCCAAGAAAGCCAAAAGAACACCCAAAGCCTGACTAGGACATGGGTTTCTGGGAAAATTTCACTAGGTTACAAGTAATGCAACACGTATAACGGCGAACAGCCACAATTATTTTGAAGACTCAAAAGCAACAACGAAATATGAACTATAACAAAATTCCGAACACAGCAATAGTGCGAACAAGATCGCCAACATTGAAAATGGGAATAAATCCAAGACAAAAATTCAACAACAATGAAATAATAAGAAATAAGAAATCTGCACTATAAAACACTTTCATAGTCTAGTTAAACTAAACAATCAAGTTGAAAACAATATCTGACTAAACTCATGACCAGTACACGGTTGCACAGCTGCAGCCTTGCAAACTGTGTATAGTAACAACCTTGAGTTCTATTATGAACAGAAATAAACTCAGGTAGCAAGAAACATCAACAAATAACAAAATTCTAAAGGAAACGAGTTCTAAGAAAAACCGTACACACAAGAGATATGCATGAAAGACATTAGCAAAACATCAATATATTGTGTGCATCTAAACATACAAGCCAACAAACAGTACTACCACAACTaggtgtacaaaaatgtaaacaggaAATGCTGGGAATCTCTTACCAATAAGTCAAAAAGAAAGAACTGCACATAAAATGTGAAGTAGAGTGATGGTGCACTGACAATTCTATGAAATGAAAGCATGTGTATAAATGCACTGTCCAATATGTATGTTCCTAGCTTAGATAAAGATGAGTAAGCAGCTCATGAAAATACTGATAGAATTTTACAGAATATCCCAGCACAGTTTGGGAATTTCGACCTTATTCCTTACACAACATACTGTCTAAACAAATAATTTTCTTGAATAAGCATTGCTGTGGTAATTCAAAGTACCTCAGGCAATCACATTTCTATGTTTCAATAAGCGTGTAACATGTTAAAGCGAAAGAGGTACTGTAACAAAGCAAAATGATCCACGAATCCTCAGCAAATGCACAGCTGTAGCTGTGCATCAAACTGCGCATCTTTATGACATCCTGCCAAGAGAAAAAGCAGCACCCCTCAGCCTGAGCTTGGTAAAAAGACGGGAAGCTACCGCTCCATATAATGACCAGCTTGTATCACTTTGGCCCTGTCTCCACTTCAAACAGAGCTCAGCTTTGAAACTAAACAAAATAGAACACTGTACATAATTAGATGATattgcactgcaaaaaaaaaggtattAACATGAGAAAAAAACTATTTCAGTAAGATAATGAAAATTGCACAAGCTCCTCTTATGAAGTAGTTATAATAAACTGACAATTCCTGCATATTTGCGAGAGGATTCAAGTAGACAAGTTGCAAGGCAGTTATGATCATTTCAACTTTAAATGCCAGCTGCTGCACATGTAATAATTCACATACGTAATCATAAAACAAGAGTAAATGAATAACTCAAAACAATGTAAGCAAAGCATGAAATGCCCCTTCAATTAGGTATGGTAAGGTCATTATTCAACTTAATTGTATAGCTGCAGTGTATAATATAAACTGCTGCAGCCTAGGAATCTTTCAGAAGTACTGTTTCTCTCAGCCGAGCAAATTAGCTGTGATACTGAGCATACAGTGACAAGGTCCAGATTTATGGCCAGCTTCCTCCCCCCATATCATGCGAAGAAAATTTCTCGACCAACATCATAGAAAATTAAATATCAACAGGTACGGCTTCTCATGACCAATACTGTTGTTCTTGGTGCCTGTACTTGCTGGCTCGATCAACACAATAACCACTTAGCACCCTTGCTTGTTGGCTCACAACCTTTCTTTTGCCACAATGCCTATCACACAGATTTCATGCAGCTCGTCAAAGACTGCAATGAAGAAATCTTAGTCCATATGATGTTAAACGTGAGTAGGTGACACTCCAGACGCCATTAGTGCTATTAGCACCTGCCACCTGAACTTGAACACACAAAAACATCACACAATGTGTGCCTGCCTAGAGCTGCTGTGAGTTGCATGGTGGGGCTCACATGGGACAAACGGTACACACAGTTTTGTGCAGGGATGGGGTTTTTGCCTTCCAGAATGTTGGGAACACTGTGGATGTGACACAAACCTTACTCTACATTCAAAAGTCAGCTGGGGTTATGCCTATCATGGCTTGGGAACGTTTGAAGAGAAGCTTACAAAACTCGCAACCATTTATGAGTGAGCAAGGCCCACCCTTCAACACTTCCACAATACTCTTGCAGCAACTACCGGTGTTATCGGCAGGGTTACATACACATGCAGCAGGAGCTTTACctggctgctgtgaacatgtgcaACAATGCCAAGAATGCTGACAGTTACTACCAGATGGTGCTGCAAGTGTTCAAAGCCATGTGCATGTGTTATAAATGGCTGTGGTGTCTGTGCAAGCTCATTAACGTTAATAGTAAACACAACAGGTTAATGCAGCAGCTCTTCCATTGCTTGCGGTTTCAAATGTTAAAGTTGGGGACAAGAGCCATTTCGGCCGCATTTCTGACTATGGTCATTTCGGGCGCATGCACCAGGTGGCACGCTTCATGACGACTCAGGTTGGACTTGGAGTTGAAGCTCTTGGGGCAGAAGGTGCAGTGGAAGGGTCGCTCGCCCGTGTGGCAGCGTATGTGCCGCTCAAGGTTGCACTTCTGGTTGAAGCGCTTGAGGCACAGATGGCACTGATGTGGCTTTTCCCCTGTGTGTCGCTGCATGTGCCTTGCAAGGTTCATCTTCTGGTTGAAGCCCCTGCCGCACACGGTGCACCGAAACGAGCGCTCCGGGTTCCAGCGAACCACCATGCCCGACGACTGGCGCCAGGCAAGTTGTCTGTTGatccttcaagaaaaaaaaaagaaaaagaaaaaaggtgtCGCTATTTGTTTGTGCTTGTCATGTCTGTCATTACAGGGGTGTCGGGGACAGGGCTGCAGGTAACGAGACAAttacaagcacaaaaaaaaaggcaaagaatTTTTTTATACAGCAGTCAGCGATATATCAGCATAGAAAGCAATGCACAACAGCAGAGAAGTGCACAGGGATGCACCTGCGCTGTACGTAACTCAGCGACAGGGAAGTTCTTGATGCAAGGTAAAGAAACAAATCCACGCTTTACAAGTTGGTATAAATATGAAATAGTAGTTAACAGCAGTATCACATCACGCAGTAGTTGCACAGGCATCATTGAATGCACTAAAGTGCAAGATGTGACATGCAGAGCACGAAAATCGGACTGAAAAGAATTGAGTAATACAAATAAATGCTCTTGCAGTTCAAACCCACTGAAATGTGGTCACCATAGCTGATAGCTGAACCTGTGATGTTATGGCAGAATGGCACAGAAAGCCGCTAAGCAACTACAGCTGGTAATTGATGAACATTTATGAATTCCAACATCCTAAAGCAGCACCTCTACAATGATAGGCGCTGTAGCAGAGGGCTCATGTACGTATGTGGACCAACAGCCACTTCGAAGTACGCATTGCGAACTCACATTTAGGCAGAAATAATTCATTATTTCAACAATCCATTCTCTGTGTGGAAGATTACCTACTGCAGGAGCCAGCACTGCCGTTGAAGCATTTACTCAGCAATTGTGTGCGGAAATTTTTTTATCGTAGCTGCCACActtacacacatgctttgggactgtacacaacaataccccgacactaaccccacgaccctctcgtcgagatggcacgctgccctgcatAGCTCCAACCTCGATGACCAACTCTtggcgacccagcaagcctgcgaggcggcgaagaggcaacacctcgacgtccccacgtgggaggcctaggcccagccaccacctcttgctggttttaataaagtttattcagtcagtcagtgaGCTTCCAGATGCTTAAAGGATCCTTGTTTTCCCGATGCCTCCAAACCGAGTACCTTTATCTGGTACAAAGCTTTGTTCTCGAGGTTACACATTCGTTAAAACTTTACCATGACATATGGTGCTCACTTGAACTGACTCGTATGTAGCATTAGATGCATTGAAGTACAGAAGTCAGGTTGTCCTTTCTGTTACTCTCAAAATTTCTTACTTAAAAAAGGAAAGATCACCCTAAAATGTTCGATTGAATGCTCAAATGCCATATTTTCCTAATATTTTACCCTAAAAAAATGGCATAAAATTTCACTATAGAAATGCTCTT is a window of Dermacentor silvarum isolate Dsil-2018 chromosome 4, BIME_Dsil_1.4, whole genome shotgun sequence DNA encoding:
- the LOC119449889 gene encoding mediator of RNA polymerase II transcription subunit 18, whose product is MEGTPPTVRRGLVPLQEYLLQGSIMDGACEVLLHRLRGLCDNSDSPIETFHDYEMVFQIRGPTGTPLSVRARQSLDSPQMPWHLRYLGQPEVGDKSRHTVVRSCIDVSTSNNVVNFLNEMGFRLDFEFVLKGHMFQKGRMKVIVAKVFRLVQQGNPESIEPVSNSHIIELSVIAPAGQESLGDEMKAFAEQLKPLVELEKIDHTRLQHI
- the LOC119449893 gene encoding gastrula zinc finger protein XlCGF7.1-like, with protein sequence MDEHRDRINRQLAWRQSSGMVVRWNPERSFRCTVCGRGFNQKMNLARHMQRHTGEKPHQCHLCLKRFNQKCNLERHIRCHTGERPFHCTFCPKSFNSKSNLSRHEACHLVHAPEMTIVRNAAEMALVPNFNI